A window of Patescibacteria group bacterium contains these coding sequences:
- the secD gene encoding protein translocase subunit SecD: protein MSWALRPRRCGIRALPRSAASGATGARVAARPGSGRALVSVASSCCVGSRTLLEWGKGHGRPIVSADPGSCQRDTPSCVSLPFPLHSRRLNGAPASPMQTWKIKRNHGAQRPASRGGHPRVATALLLILTLAGATYDFPALWNGSASFVEGKTGWSLPSLPEDPYRLGLDLQGGTHLVYEADMAEIPAGDQDTALEGVRDVIERRVNAFGVAEPVVQTITAGGIHRLIVELAGVLDVNAAIEQIGETPVLEFKEPATDVGRELTAEEKAALAALNAQERAAAEALLSRARAGAAFDALVAEASVEPGADETKGVLGGAVADSARYGEIVKAIQRSGVRAGGIVPKVIETPEGLSVVKYLGQKQDREMQLSHILFCFEGKTGCVKDVPALDASVRMTALRKDLTAENFAEKATELSDDPSAAQNGGDLGWVKPGDTVLAFELAARQVEKGKISEAVETDFGYHLIYKRDERAIATYQVQRVLLKLSKDADVVPDASPWKNTGLSGKHLERANVAFDPTSGAPHISLQFNSEGAELFGTLTQAHVGEPIAIFLDGEAISVPTVQQAIYGGQAVISGTFTLPEAKLLAQRLNAGALPVPVKLLSQETVGPSLGAASLAASVNAALIGFALVAAFMILVYRLPGLLAGVALVLYAVLNLAAYKLFGVTVTLSGIAGFVLSLGIAVDANVLIFERMRDEWRAGRDLSSSISEGYRRAWAPIRDGHLTTLISALVLYFFSSSFVKGFALTLGIGVALSLFTALTVTHAYLGAARSARFLTAPWLYSLKRPTTDPK from the coding sequence ATGTCCTGGGCGCTCCGGCCTCGTCGTTGTGGAATTCGAGCGCTTCCTCGATCCGCCGCATCCGGAGCGACGGGAGCACGCGTTGCGGCTCGACCTGGCTCAGGTCGCGCGTTGGTTTCAGTTGCTTCTTCTTGCTGCGTCGGCTCACGCACGCTCCTCGAGTGGGGGAAAGGTCATGGGCGCCCCATTGTGTCCGCGGATCCGGGAAGTTGTCAAAGGGATACGCCGTCTTGCGTCTCCTTGCCGTTTCCCCTACACTCCCGTCGTCTAAACGGAGCTCCGGCATCCCCTATGCAGACCTGGAAAATCAAGCGCAACCATGGCGCTCAGCGCCCCGCCTCGCGCGGCGGTCATCCGCGCGTCGCCACCGCGCTTTTGCTCATCCTCACCCTGGCGGGCGCGACATACGATTTTCCCGCGCTCTGGAACGGCTCCGCGTCGTTCGTAGAGGGGAAGACCGGCTGGAGCCTCCCGTCGCTCCCGGAGGATCCGTACCGCCTGGGGCTCGACCTGCAGGGCGGCACCCATCTCGTGTACGAGGCGGACATGGCGGAGATCCCCGCCGGCGACCAGGACACGGCCCTCGAAGGGGTGCGCGACGTGATCGAGCGGCGGGTGAACGCGTTCGGCGTTGCCGAGCCCGTGGTGCAGACGATCACCGCCGGCGGCATCCACCGCCTCATCGTGGAGCTCGCCGGCGTGCTCGACGTGAACGCGGCGATTGAGCAGATCGGCGAGACGCCGGTGCTCGAGTTCAAGGAGCCGGCCACCGACGTCGGCCGCGAACTCACCGCCGAGGAAAAAGCCGCGCTCGCGGCGCTGAATGCGCAGGAGCGCGCGGCGGCCGAGGCCCTGCTCTCGCGCGCCCGCGCGGGCGCGGCGTTCGACGCCCTGGTCGCGGAGGCTTCCGTCGAGCCGGGCGCGGATGAGACGAAGGGCGTCTTGGGCGGGGCCGTGGCGGATTCCGCGCGCTACGGCGAGATCGTGAAGGCGATCCAGCGCAGCGGGGTGCGAGCGGGCGGCATCGTCCCGAAGGTGATCGAGACCCCGGAAGGGTTGAGCGTGGTGAAGTATCTCGGCCAGAAGCAGGACCGGGAGATGCAGCTGTCCCACATCTTGTTCTGCTTTGAAGGGAAGACCGGCTGCGTGAAGGACGTCCCCGCGCTCGACGCCTCGGTGCGCATGACCGCGCTCAGGAAGGATCTCACGGCGGAGAATTTCGCTGAGAAGGCCACGGAACTTTCCGACGACCCGAGCGCGGCGCAAAACGGCGGCGACTTGGGCTGGGTGAAGCCGGGCGACACCGTGCTGGCGTTCGAACTCGCCGCGCGGCAGGTCGAGAAGGGGAAGATCTCCGAAGCCGTGGAGACCGATTTCGGCTACCACCTCATCTACAAGCGCGACGAGCGGGCGATCGCCACCTATCAGGTCCAGCGCGTGCTGCTGAAGCTCTCGAAGGACGCCGACGTGGTGCCCGACGCGAGCCCGTGGAAGAACACCGGGCTTTCCGGCAAGCACCTCGAGCGCGCGAACGTCGCCTTCGATCCTACCTCCGGCGCGCCGCACATCAGCCTGCAGTTCAACTCGGAGGGGGCCGAGCTGTTCGGCACGCTCACGCAGGCGCATGTGGGCGAGCCCATCGCCATCTTCCTCGACGGCGAGGCCATCTCCGTGCCCACGGTGCAGCAGGCGATTTATGGAGGCCAGGCCGTCATCAGCGGCACGTTCACGCTCCCCGAGGCCAAGCTTCTCGCCCAGCGCCTCAATGCCGGCGCCTTGCCCGTGCCCGTGAAGCTGCTGTCGCAGGAAACGGTCGGGCCCTCCCTCGGCGCCGCCTCGCTCGCGGCGAGCGTGAACGCCGCCCTGATCGGTTTCGCGCTGGTCGCCGCGTTCATGATCCTCGTGTACCGACTGCCGGGGCTGCTCGCGGGCGTGGCGCTCGTCCTCTACGCCGTGCTCAACCTCGCGGCCTACAAGCTGTTCGGCGTCACCGTCACCCTTTCGGGCATCGCCGGGTTCGTGCTGTCCCTGGGCATCGCCGTGGACGCCAACGTGCTCATCTTCGAGCGCATGCGCGACGAGTGGCGCGCGGGCCGCGACCTGTCGTCGTCGATCTCCGAAGGGTACCGCCGCGCCTGGGCGCCGATCCGGGACGGGCACCTCACCACGCTCATCTCCGCGCTCGTGCTGTATTTCTTCAGCTCCAGTTTCGTGAAGGGGTTCGCCCTCACGCTGGGCATCGGGGTGGCGCTGTCGCTGTTCACGGCGCTCACGGTGACCCACGCGTATCTCGGCGCGGCCCGCTCCGCCAGGTTCCTTACGGCCCCGTGGCTCTACAGCCTTAAGCGTCCGACGACGGACCCCAAGTGA
- a CDS encoding undecaprenyl-diphosphate phosphatase gives MTLLQAAVLGIVQGLTEFLPVSSSGHLILVPALFGWEPHPVAFDAAIHLGTFFAVVFALRDDVKRILRGLFVPGDAWGGLGWMVVVATLPVLLSGFLIGEVWKPDLRDPRLIVGTLAFWGVALYLVDRFAPSSEGKAEKAGWSRSLLMGLAQVLALLPGTSRSGVTITAGRALGLTREAAARFSFLLSIPAVAAASALSLVQVGTGAAEVPALPLAMGIIASAVSGALAIRWLIRLMRTATYAPFALYRLALAALAAIVLL, from the coding sequence GTGACCCTCCTGCAAGCCGCGGTCCTCGGCATCGTCCAAGGGCTTACCGAATTCCTGCCCGTCTCCAGCTCCGGCCACCTCATCCTGGTCCCGGCCTTGTTCGGTTGGGAGCCGCATCCGGTCGCGTTTGACGCGGCGATCCACCTGGGCACCTTCTTCGCGGTCGTATTCGCGTTGCGAGACGACGTGAAGCGGATCCTTCGGGGCCTGTTCGTGCCAGGCGACGCCTGGGGAGGGCTCGGTTGGATGGTGGTCGTCGCCACGCTGCCGGTGCTGCTCAGCGGCTTCCTCATCGGGGAGGTGTGGAAGCCCGACCTGCGCGACCCGCGCCTCATCGTGGGCACGCTCGCGTTTTGGGGCGTCGCGCTCTACCTCGTGGACCGGTTCGCGCCGTCCTCGGAAGGGAAGGCGGAGAAGGCCGGCTGGAGCAGGTCGCTGCTCATGGGCCTCGCGCAGGTCCTCGCCTTGCTCCCCGGCACTTCGCGCAGCGGGGTCACGATCACGGCCGGCCGCGCGCTCGGGCTCACGCGCGAAGCCGCGGCCCGCTTTTCGTTCCTGCTTTCCATCCCGGCCGTGGCCGCGGCGAGCGCGCTTTCGCTCGTGCAGGTCGGCACGGGCGCGGCCGAGGTCCCGGCCCTGCCGCTCGCCATGGGGATCATCGCCTCGGCCGTGTCGGGCGCGCTTGCCATCCGCTGGCTCATCAGGCTCATGCGCACCGCCACCTACGCCCCGTTCGCGCTCTACCGCCTCGCGCTCGCCGCGCTCGCGGCCATCGTGCTGCTGTGA
- the secF gene encoding protein translocase subunit SecF, which produces MAFSFIRPRRLWFAISAVLIGASLMALGLFGLKFGTDFTGGTLLELRFASGRPENAELAGLFANAGFQGATVQPAGEDRALVRLPPLTEEEHQTALAAVKAAHEGASELRFNSVGPVIGKELRTTAVLGVAITLLLIGLYIAYVFRTVSDPVPSWKYAVVTLIAAAHDVIIPLGLFAVLGHFRDWEVNAGFVAAALTILGYSISDTVVVFDRVRENLSRDSSDAFEDIVDRSVQQTAVRSFNTSFTALLALAAILAFGGDTTRPFAAALFAGIATGTYSSIFIASPLLVEWEKRNRKGSGG; this is translated from the coding sequence ATGGCCTTCAGCTTCATCCGTCCGCGCCGCCTCTGGTTCGCCATTTCGGCCGTGCTGATCGGCGCCTCGCTCATGGCCCTCGGCCTGTTCGGGCTCAAGTTCGGCACCGACTTCACGGGGGGGACGCTGCTCGAGCTCCGGTTCGCGTCGGGGCGCCCGGAAAACGCCGAACTCGCGGGCCTGTTCGCGAACGCCGGATTCCAAGGCGCCACGGTGCAACCCGCCGGGGAAGACCGCGCCCTCGTGCGTCTCCCTCCGCTCACCGAAGAGGAGCACCAGACGGCCCTCGCCGCCGTGAAGGCCGCGCACGAAGGCGCATCCGAGCTCCGGTTCAACTCCGTCGGACCGGTGATCGGCAAGGAGCTGCGCACCACGGCCGTGCTGGGCGTCGCCATCACGCTCCTGCTGATCGGACTCTACATCGCCTACGTGTTCCGCACGGTGAGCGACCCGGTGCCCAGCTGGAAGTATGCCGTGGTCACGCTCATCGCCGCCGCGCACGACGTGATCATCCCGCTCGGCCTGTTCGCCGTGCTCGGTCATTTCCGGGATTGGGAAGTGAACGCGGGATTCGTGGCCGCCGCGCTCACCATCCTCGGGTATTCCATCTCCGACACCGTGGTGGTGTTCGACCGCGTGCGCGAGAACCTGTCGCGGGATTCCTCCGACGCGTTCGAGGACATCGTGGACCGTTCCGTGCAACAGACCGCCGTGCGCTCGTTCAACACCTCGTTCACGGCGCTCCTCGCCCTCGCCGCCATCCTCGCGTTCGGCGGCGACACCACCCGCCCGTTCGCCGCCGCCCTGTTCGCCGGCATCGCGACCGGCACGTATTCGTCCATCTTCATCGCGAGCCCGCTGCTCGTGGAGTGGGAGAAGAGGAACAGGAAGGGATCGGGAGGGTGA
- a CDS encoding DUF1294 domain-containing protein, with the protein MAFFPREGYRFLLLHVILTASAYFLLLRFVPQLGRFVWLAAPSASGFVITMLDKLSAQVRVRRIPETALHAIALLGGSLGVFAGMQLMRHKTRKVSFQFTLTAVFLIQLAILYFLMK; encoded by the coding sequence ATGGCATTTTTCCCCCGCGAAGGCTACCGATTTCTCCTCTTGCACGTCATCCTCACGGCCTCGGCGTATTTCCTGCTGCTCCGTTTCGTCCCGCAGCTCGGACGATTCGTGTGGCTCGCGGCGCCCAGCGCATCAGGGTTCGTCATCACCATGCTCGATAAATTATCGGCGCAGGTACGCGTCCGTCGTATCCCGGAAACGGCGCTCCATGCGATCGCGCTTCTGGGCGGGTCGCTCGGCGTGTTCGCGGGGATGCAGCTCATGCGCCACAAGACGCGCAAGGTGTCGTTCCAATTCACGCTCACGGCGGTGTTCCTCATCCAGCTCGCCATCCTGTACTTCCTCATGAAATGA